CCGAGTGCGGCAGGGCGGTTCGGCCGGATACTCTTCTGGGGGTGTTGCTGGATCGCCTTTGGGAGCGGTATTTGCGCTTTATCGAGGCGGGTTTTTCCCAATTCCGGGAACGGTGGATGGAACTATGCGACAATTTGGGCGAAAATGTAGCCCTTCCCGCGAAGGGCGGAGAGATGCGGGGCCGAATCGCGGGCATTGACGATACGGGTCGCCTCCTTCTGACACGGCCCGATGGAAGCCCCTTCGCGGTCGAGGCGGGAGAGGTTCGAGAAGAATGAGCGAGAGCAGCCTTTTGCTCGCGATTGACGTGGGGAATACCCAGACAGTCATTGGTCTTTTCGAGGGGGAAGAGATCAGGGCCAGTTGGCGGCTGGGCTCTGTGGCCCGCCGCACGAAAGACGAACTGGCCATCATCATCGAGGGTCTCTTCCGCCTCGGCGGCTACAGCATGGCAAGCGTGAAAAGGGTGGCCATCGCCAGCGTCGTTCCCCCGCTGGGACCGACCTTGGTGGAGTTGTCCCGAACGTACTTTCACACGGAACCCCTGGTGTTGGGACCGGGAATCAAAACGGGTATTCCCATCCGGTACGACAATCCCCACGAGGTCGGCGCCGACCGGATCGCAAACGCCGTCGCCGGCGTTTACCTCTACGGAGGTCCTTTGGTCATCGTGGATTTCGGAACGGCCACCACCTTTGACGCCCTCTCGGCCAAGGGCGAATATCTGGGGGGAGCCATTTCGCCCGGCTTCAGCATCGCGCTCGAGGCGCTTGTCGATCGCACGGCCCGCCTTCCCCGAATTGAGCCGGCCAAGCCGGCCAGCGTGATCGGCCAGAACACGGTGCTCAGCATCCAGTCCGGGATGTACTTCGGCTACCTGGGACTGGTCAGAGAGATCGTCGGGAGGATGAAAGAGTGCCTCGGGAGCGGGACCCGGGTTCTGGCCACAGGCGGCCAGAACTCCATACTGGCCGCCGAGGAAAACATATTTGATGTCATCGAGCCCGATCTGACGATCATCGGGCTCCGCCTGATTGCCGATCGGAATCCCTAGCCGTCCGCTAGCGGAACCCTGTAACAGCCAGAGGATCAAAACGTGTATCTGGAATATTGGGGCCTGAACAAAACCCCGTTCGAAAATCTGCCCAACCCGGAGTTCCTGTACTACTCGCCGATGCACGAGGAGGCGATGACCCGC
The bacterium DNA segment above includes these coding regions:
- a CDS encoding biotin--[acetyl-CoA-carboxylase] ligase; this encodes LAETGPCAAGLKWPNDLRIGKRKAGGILCEYEPAGGPPAAVVVGVGINLGGGKDNFPLEIRDKTTSLEAECGRAVRPDTLLGVLLDRLWERYLRFIEAGFSQFRERWMELCDNLGENVALPAKGGEMRGRIAGIDDTGRLLLTRPDGSPFAVEAGEVREE
- a CDS encoding type III pantothenate kinase, whose amino-acid sequence is MSESSLLLAIDVGNTQTVIGLFEGEEIRASWRLGSVARRTKDELAIIIEGLFRLGGYSMASVKRVAIASVVPPLGPTLVELSRTYFHTEPLVLGPGIKTGIPIRYDNPHEVGADRIANAVAGVYLYGGPLVIVDFGTATTFDALSAKGEYLGGAISPGFSIALEALVDRTARLPRIEPAKPASVIGQNTVLSIQSGMYFGYLGLVREIVGRMKECLGSGTRVLATGGQNSILAAEENIFDVIEPDLTIIGLRLIADRNP